A stretch of DNA from Bradyrhizobium algeriense:
GCGACAACGTCCACCTGCTGACGCGGGCTATGCATGATCATGCGCTGGCCGACGGCGGAACCCTTTATCAAGCGGTGGAGCGAGTTCGCTTCTGCGACAAGGCGGTGATCGATCTGCCGCAGCGGATGGATCGCCACGGTCGCCAAGCCCATCTCTCGCTGCGCTTTGGAACCGTCGTGCTTAAGCGGCCGGCGCGACCCGGCGTGAAGGAACTGCCTGAAGGCGTCAAAGTCAGCTTCGTGGAAGTCGTCGAGTTGCACCCCCCGAAGGGGGCTGAGCCCGTTCATTGGCTGCTCTTGACCACTCATTCGATCGCCAATGCGGCCGATGCTTGGCGGATCGTCTCCTGGTACAAGCAGCGCTGGATCATCGAACAGCTCTTTCGCTCGTTGAAGAACCAGGGCTTGCGAATCGAGGACAGTCAGCTCGAAAGCGCCGAGGCCCTGATCAAGCTCGTGACGATCGCTACTAAAGCGGCATGTATCGTCATTCAACTCGTTCAGGCCCGCAATGGTGGCGAACAATTGTCGGTCAAATGCGCCTTCACCCCCGAAGAAATCGAAGCACTTGCCGCCATCAACAAAACCATGAAAGGCAGGACCGAGCTTCAGAAGAACCCGCATCGCCCCCACACGCTTCAGTGGGCGGCATGGATCATCGCCAAGCTCGGCGGATGGACCGGCTACGCCTCGCATCGGCCACCCGGACCAATCACATTTCACAACGGAATGGCTCGCTTCCAAATCATCGTCGCTGCCAGAGCCATCGAAAATGTGTAGAAACGCTAGTGCGAACGCAGGGACCCATACGCCGCGGCCATTATTGTTGAAAAACGACCGAACGATGAGCGAGCAAAATTCTGCTCCCGCCGCGCTCTCCTCGGAGACGAATTCGTCTTGCCTCCGTCGCCGGCGAATTGACGGCTCGCATCGCCCGGTTGGGCTTTGCAAACCTCCGCCGACTTGACACCAGCCACGGGTGCCAGGACCACACGGTTTTGCCGTACGCAACTGCGCCGTTCGTCTGGCGCGCGCCGATCGCTCACGGGAAACCCGCCCTGCGATCCGCATCGCGCGTCCGGCGCTTTCGCATCCACCGCAGCCCGGCCCAACGGGCCGCTGGGTGGGTTAGCGGCAGCGTAAGCCACCAAACTAGAAAGCACGCGGCGGATGATGCTGTCGCCAGTCCGGCATGCGACCTGCGCCACCTCTGCACGAAATTTTCGGCGCGAAGATGAAGGACTGTTCATCAGCATTACATCGCGGGTCGGTCCATCGGGAAAAACCGGAACATCGCTGCATCCAGGGCGTTGCATTTCGTCCAACGACACGAAGGAGAGGACAATGCTGAAACCACTGATTGCGGCGACCGCCGCCCTGCTGGTCGCAACCTCGGCGTTTGCGCAGAGCGACAAGATGAAATCCTCGGATTCCTCTGAGTACTCGTCAGCACAGAAGAAGATGCAGAAGACGTCGGAACAGAAGATGAAGAAGAGCAAGGCTTCGACCGCGAAGGGGGCACCGGAAAGCGCACCCGGCACGACCACCGGATCGGGTGCGAAGAAGTACTAATTCTCCAACAGCACGGCCCGGCATCGATACCGGGCCGTTTCGCGTGCACGTGTCCGCAGGTTCGATCTTTCGACAGGTCTCCAGCGTCATTGGCGCAGTGCGATGCATCAAGATACCTCTCTCACCGGAAAGCCGCTGTGTCCCGCTGGTGACGATCACATTTAAAACGTGGGTATTCCGCAATTTTGCGATGGAACGGCCAAGCCGATTCGCTAGTTTGAAAGCAAGCGATTCCCAGAACTCGCGGATGGATGCAGGCCCGATGTTGCGACGCGTTAAGCTGATGAACCCGTTCGAAATCGTCCAGGACCGGGTCCCTCAGGACCGGCCGCAGCCGATCGAGCGGAAGGCCATGAACCGGGCTGCCCGTTCCACGCCGGTCTGCGCCGCCTGCGGTTCCGACGACATCATCTGCCACGCCACGGCGCAGTGGAGCAACGAGGCGCAGGAATGGCAGCTCGCCAATACCTTCAACCAGCCGGCGCACTGCAATACCTGTCAGCACGACGGCAACCTGGTGTGGCTGACGCTGAACTGAACTCGGCAACGCCGGCGGGGTAGCGCCTGGAGTAGCCCGCATGGAACGAAGCGAAATCCGGGGACTATCTCCGCGGAGCGACCTGCCCCGGATTTGCGCGGAGCCTGTCATCGGGCGCGCATTCGCGCGACCCGTTGGCTCCATCCGGGCTACGGTTCGTCCACATCAGATCTCCGCATACACTTCCAGCAGGTTTCCATCGGGATCCCTGAAGAACAGCGTGCGATGGCCGAAGGACTGGTTCGTCGGCGGTTCGAGCAGATCGACACCGTGCCGCACCAGCTCGTCGGCGCAGCGGTCGACGTCGGGCGCCTCGACCTTGAACGCGAGCTGCAGCGAAGCGCTGCCGGCGGGCGTCGGCGCATCCTCCGCCGTCCGGCCCGGCCGCGACAGCGCGAGCGTATTGCCGCCGATCTGATATTCGATCCATCCCGCCGACAGCTCGCGCGTCAGCGGAAAGCGCAGGACGCCCTCATAGAAGCGGCGCATCGCCGCCATGTCGCGCACGAAGATGACGGTGTAGTCGACGGCGCGGATTGATTGGAAGGGTGAGGTGGACGGAGGATTTTGGTTATTCACGGTTGCTCCTCCACTTGGCCCGCTATCAACGACGCGCTTATCACAACGCTAATCGTACACAAAAAAGGCTGCCCCTGAAAACAGAGTGTTGCGCCGTGGATTTGCCTGAAGGTACGTCTCTTCGGCCTGATCTTTGGCTGGCTGTTCGGTTGGCCGCTAGCCGTCTTCCGCCGCTGGATCGATCGCCAGCCGGATCGCGACCCTTCGCAGACTTCATCGCTGGAGAAATTTGGGCGGCTTATGCTCGGGGTCACCTTGACGCTCTGCGTCTTGATCCCGCTGGGTTGGCGGATCTTCAAGTGAACAGAATGGCAGCCTGCCTACGAACCACTCCAAACCTGCTCCTCGGTCCATCCCAGCTCCGCGAACTCCGCAGCCCGCAACGGCGCCTCACCCGCCGAGAAAAACTCGTCGAGCTGCGGCGG
This window harbors:
- a CDS encoding IS4 family transposase; this encodes MLCTRSVCLRRMAQGDWAAYMAYWRFVNNPQVTTDRLIEGWSRQTATVVGGRHVLAIQDTSEVKFQTRQGCRRGLGKVGKGNARGVLLHAMIAVDADSGACLGLTGGKVWTRRGKVKTPHDERELANKESARWVTTAEQGCEVLAAARMITVINDREGEFFAHWALTPGDNVHLLTRAMHDHALADGGTLYQAVERVRFCDKAVIDLPQRMDRHGRQAHLSLRFGTVVLKRPARPGVKELPEGVKVSFVEVVELHPPKGAEPVHWLLLTTHSIANAADAWRIVSWYKQRWIIEQLFRSLKNQGLRIEDSQLESAEALIKLVTIATKAACIVIQLVQARNGGEQLSVKCAFTPEEIEALAAINKTMKGRTELQKNPHRPHTLQWAAWIIAKLGGWTGYASHRPPGPITFHNGMARFQIIVAARAIENV
- a CDS encoding VOC family protein, with the translated sequence MNNQNPPSTSPFQSIRAVDYTVIFVRDMAAMRRFYEGVLRFPLTRELSAGWIEYQIGGNTLALSRPGRTAEDAPTPAGSASLQLAFKVEAPDVDRCADELVRHGVDLLEPPTNQSFGHRTLFFRDPDGNLLEVYAEI